The genomic interval CCCGGGTCGCCACCGAGGCGCGGCCCAGGCGCTCGACCGTCAGGTGGCAGACCAGGTCGTGGCGCGGCGTGATCGGCGCGGTGAAGTCGCAGGAGAGGTGGACGAAGGGCGTGCCGATGCCCTGGTCCAGGTGGCCGACGTACCAGTCGGCCCCGGTGCAGGCCTTGACCCAGTCCTCCACCGCCTCCAGCGCCATGCCCGGGATGTTGCCGGTATAGGCGATCTTCGCCGGATCGCACTCCCCCCAGCGCACCCGCCGCACGTAGACGAAGGGCCCGGCCGGCAGCTCCGGCAGATCGTCGGCCGGGCTCACGCCGCGGCTCCGGTGTTGACGATGATCACTGTGCGGAAGCTTCGCATCGCGGTCACTCACCCTCCATCTTCGGCTTCAAAACACAGCTGTCATCACCGGACTTGATCCGGTGATCCATGGATGCCCGGATCAAGTCCGGGCATGACAGTGGAGGCGCGGCACCAACGCGACCCCCCACCCTAGCCCTCCCCCACAAGGGGGGAGGGAACGATGGCGCGGCCAGCCACATAGCCCCCTCCCCCTTGATGGGGGAGGGTCGGGGTGGGGGTGGAACACACAGGTCAGCCATGACGGACCACCAACGCCACACCGCCACTCTCACGCCACCACCTTCACGTATTCGAAGTCGCCGGGCTTGCTGTCGATGCCGCGCTTGGGGGCGGCGATCCAGCCGGCGTAGGCGCCGGGGGCCCGCTCCGCGCGCATCAGCGACTTCAGGAACTCGCCGTCGTCGGCCGAGGGCAGCCAGGCGTCGCGCCGCGCCGCCCAGGCCTCGGCCGAGAGCAGCGCGCCCTCGGGGCTCGCCTCGATCCCGGCGAACTCGCCGATCCGGCGGTTGAAGGCGACGTGGGGCAGCGCCATGCGGAAGTCGACCCCGGCCTTGGCGATGATGGTGTTCCAGCGGGTGATGCCGCCCTCGCAGTCGCGCACGTAGTCGTCGCGCAGGCGCATGTTGAGCGCGGTCAGGGCCGGCGCCTCGACCAGGCGGAAGGCGCCGTCGACCAGCTTGAGCACCGGGTAGGTCGCGTCCACCAGGCGGTGGTCGTCCTCGATCCGGTCCTCCCGGTAGCGGCCCTTGAGCCCGGCGTTGTAGGCGTTGGCGGCGTTGGTCGAGATCTCCGAGCCGAAGAGGTCGAGCGAGAGCGAGAAGTGCAGGTTGGCCTTCTTCTGGATCGTCGGCAGGTCGATCACCCCCAGCGCCCGGATCCGCTCGACGTCGTGGGGGTCCTCGATCCCGGCCGCCACCATCGCCTCGCAGGTCCGCTGGATCGTGCGGCGGATCCCGGTCTCGCCGACGAACATGTGGTGGGCTTCCTCGGTCAGCATGAAGCGGCAGGTCCGCGACAGCGGGTCGAAGCCGGACTGGGCCAGGCTCTCGAGCTGCATCTTGCCGTCCCGGTCGGTGAAGAAGGTGAACATGAAGAAGGACAGCCAGTCCGGCGTCTCCTCGTTGAAAGCGCCCAGCATGCGCGGCCGGTCCAGGTCGCCGGAGCGGCGCTGCAGCAGGGCCTCGGCCTCCTCGCGGCCGTCGCGGCCGAAGTACTTCTGCAGCAGGTAGACCATGGCCCAGAGGTGGCGGCCTTCTTCGACATTCACCTGGAAGAGGTTGCGCAGGTCGTAGAGCGAGGGCGCGGTCTGGCCGAGCCAGCGCTGCTGCTCGACCGAGGCCGGCTCGGTGTCGCCCTGGATCACGACCAGGCGGCGCAGCATGGCGCGATACTCGCCCGGCACCTCCTGCCAGGCCGGCGCGCCCTTGTGCTCGCCGAAGCCGATGCTCCGGCCCTCGACCTGGGGCGCCAGCAGGATGCCCCAGCGGTACTCGGGCATGCGCACGAAGCCGAACTTGGCCCAGCCCTCCTTCTCGACGCTGACCGCGGTGCGCAGGTAGACCTCCGAGGCCTGGAAGCCCTCCGGGCCCATGTCCATCCACCAGTCGATGTAGCCGGGGTGCCAGCGCTCCAGCGCCTTCAGCACCCGCCGGTCCTCGGACAGCCCGACGTTGTTCGGGATCCGCGTGTCGTAGCTGACCTCCAAGCTCTCGATCATCTCCTCGTTCCTTCCCGTCGCAAGTGGTCCCGCGACCCCTTTCCTTATCTCCCTCCCCTCGAAAGGGGATGGGGCGCGTACGCGCTGCGCTTCGCGCGGTGGGGGTGGCACACCCAAGCTGGCCAGGTAGCCCCCTCACCCAGCTCCGGCTAAGGCTCGGCCAAGGGCCTCGCCAAGCCTCCACAACCCTCTCCCCGTGGGAGAGGGAAAATCAGAGCCGCCCCCCAGTCCCCTCTCCCCGAGGGAGAGGGAGGGGCCCAGCGCAAGGCGCTGGGAGGGTGAGGGGCGGTCACCCGCACCCCCGGCTTCGCCCCCGCCATCGCCACCTCCCGCTGTCATCACCGGGCTTGACCCGGTGATCCAGAGCCCCTTCCGAGCCCGCCGCCCTGGATCCTCGGGTCGAGCCCGAGGATGACAGCCAGAAGAAGCTGCCGTCCAAGCCGCACCCCCTCACACCCGCTTCGGGTCGAAGGCGGGCTTGCGGCCGCTGCCGTAGCGGCGCAGCGCGCCGTCCTCGCCGACCGCGTTGGGGCGCTGGAAGATCCAGTTCTGCCAGGCGGTCAGGCGGCCGAAGATCTTGGTCTCCATCGTCTCCGGTCCCGGGCAGCGCAGGTTGGCCTCCATGCCGGTCAGGGCGTCGGGCGAGAAGCTGGCGCGCTCCTCCAGGAAGATCCGGATCTCGTCCTCCCAGTCGATGTCGTCGTAGACGAAGGTGACCAGGCCCAGATCCTCGCAGGCCTCGGCCTCCAGGGCCTCGCCCAGGCGGGCGCGGGCCCGTTCGGTCGACTCCGGCTCGCCCAGGAAGCGGGTCGCGAGGCGGGTCAGGCCGTTGCCCATGGGCAAGGCGCCGAAGTTGAGCGCGCCCAGCCGGAGGGTCGCCGGCGGCCGGTTGTCGCCCTCGAACCCGCCCGCGAGCATGTACGCCCGGTCGCAGGCGAAGACGATCTCGGCCAGGCTCCCGGCGAAGCAGCTGCCCGGCTCGACCAGGGCGACCAGCGAGCGGGAGGTCATGTCGATCCGCTTGAGGACGCGCTTCCAGAGGCCGCGCAGCTCGCGCAGCAGCCAGTGGTCGGCCTCGAGCAAAGCGTCGTAGGCCGCCACCAATTCGGGATCGCCCGCGCTGCGGAAGACCAGGACCCCGAGCTCCGGCGCGTTGAAGCGCAGGTGCAGGACCGCGTCGTCCAGCTCGCGCGCCAGGCGCAGCGGCCAGAAGGCCGCGCCCTCCTCCGCCGCCGCCTCGGCGGAGTCCGGCGCCGCGGCCGCCGGGCCTTTGATCGTCAGGGTGGCCAGGCGCCGGTCCCGGTCGATCTCGACCGCCAGGCTGGAATAGGCCACGCCATCCTCGGAAAACGCCCGGTCGAGCGGCGTGAGCGCGATCCCCGAGGCGCCCTCCGGCCGGTCCGACTTTGCGGCCAGGGCCGCGGCCCGCTCCTCGACCACCGCGTCGAAGCGGGAATTCGGGACGGCCTCGTCGACCAGGCGCCAGGCGACGGCGCGCTGGCCGCGCACGCCCTCTTCCGTGGCGCAGAAGGCGTCAGCCAGGTCGCGGCGGACCTTGCGCTTGTCGGTGACCCGGGTCAGGCCGCCGGTCCCGGGCAGGACCGCGAGCAGCGGCACCTCGGGCAGGGAGACCGCCGAGGCGCCGTCGTCGGTGAGCACGATGTGCTCGGCCGCCAGCGCCAGCTCGTAGCCGCCGCCCGCCGCCGTGCCGTTGATCGCGCAGAGGTAGGGCTGGCCGGAGCTGGCGCCGGCGTCCTCGATGGCGTTGCGGGTCTCGTTGGTGAACTTGCAGAAGTTGACCTTGTGGTCGTGGCTCGCCCCGGCGAGCATGCGGATGTTGGCGCCCGAGCAGAAGACCCGGTCCTTGCCCGAGCGCAGCACCACGGCGCCCACCTCGGGATGCTCGAAGCGCAGGCGCTGCACCGCGTCGGCCAGCTCGATGTCGACCCCCAGGTCGTAGGAGTTGAGCTTGAGGTCGTAGCCGGGGAAGAGCCCGCCGGCCTCGTCGACGTCGAGGATCAGCTCGGCGACTCGGCCGGCGACTCGCAAGCGCCAATGCCGGTAGTTCGACGGCTCGGTCTGGAAATCGATCCGCATGCCCGCCCTGGCCAAAACAGGAATTATAGTTCATGTCCAGTTTCTGGACCGGAACTATAATACAGGTTTCCCGGCCTGGCCAGTTTCGAGGAAGCTGCGGATCGCCGCGAGGGTCTCTTCCGGCCGCTCCAGGTGCGGGCTGTGCCGGCACGCCGGCAGCAGATGGATTTCGCTCGGGCCCGGGGCCAGGTCGCGGGCGGTCTCGACCTGCCGGGCCGAGCCGTAGGAATCGTCCGCGCCCTGGATCAGGAGCAGGGGAACCTCGATCCCGGGCAGGAATTCGGTCAGGTCCCAGGTTTCGAAGCCGGGGTCGAGCCAGGCCTCGTTCCAGCCCCGGAAGGCGGCCTCGACGTTTCGGTGGTACTTGGCCAGGCGGTCGCGGAGGTCGCCGGTCTCGTAGGCCAGCTTGGCCGCGGCGATGGCGGCCAGGCCCTCGGGCTCGGTGAAGAAGTGGGGGGCGATCAGGACCAGCCCGGAAATCCGCGGGTCCGGGCGGCTGCCGGCGTAGATCGCGGCGATCGAGGCGCCGTCGCTGTGGCCGAGCAGGACCCCGCGCGCCAGGCCGACGGCGTCCAGGACCGCGGGCAAGACCTCCCGGGCCTCGTCGTGCATGTAGGTCAGCGGCCGGGGCAGGGCGCAGGGCGTCGAGCCGCCGTAGCCGGCCCGGGAGTAGGCCAGGACCCCGAGCCCGGTGGCGGCGGCCAGGCGCTCCGGGAAGTCGCGCCAGAGGGCGAGGCAGCCCAAGCCCTCGTGGAGCAGGATCAGGGTGGGCGCCCCGTTCCGGGCCGCGCCCGGCTCGGGGCTCCAGCGGCGGTACTCCAGGCGAGCGGCGCCGATCTCCAGCTGGCCGGCGGGGGCGATCACAGATCGTCAGCCGCGCAGCTTGAAGCGCTGGACCTTGCCGGTCGCGGTCTTGGGCAGGTCGGGGACGTAATCGATCCAGCGCGGGTACTTCCAGGGGCCGGCCTTCTCCTTGACCAGCTCCTGCAGCGCGGGTGTCAGCTCGGCGTCGGCCGCCGTCTCGGGCTTGAGCACGACGAAGGCCTTGGGCTTCAGGAGGCCGTCTTCGTCCTCGGCCGGGACCACGGCGGCCTCGAGCACGGCCGGGTGGGCCATGAGGGCGGACTCGACCTCGAAGGGCGAGACCCAGATGCCGCTGACCTTGAACATGTCGTCGGTGCGCCCGCAGTAGACGTAGGTCCCGGCGGCGTCGCGGGTGAACTTGTCGCCGGTGCGGGTCCATTCGCCCTCGAAGGTCCGCCGACTCTTCGCGCGCTGGTTCCAGTAGCCCTCGGCGGCGCTGGGCCCGCGGACCAGGAGCTCGCCGATCTCGCCGGGCCCGACCTCGGAGCCGTCCTCCTCGACCAGGCGCAGGTCGTAGCCCGGCACCGCCCGGCCGGAGGTGCCGTAGGCAACCGCGCCGGGGGCGTTGGAGAGGAAGATGTGCAGCATCTCGGTCGAGCCGACGCCGTCCAGGAGGTCGACCCCGAAGCGCGCCCGCCAGGCCTTGCCGACCTCCGCAGGCAGGGCCTCGCCGGCCGAGACGCAGAGCCGCAGGCGCTCGGAGCCGGCCTCCGGCGTGCAGGCCGGGTCGGCGAGGATCGCGGCGTAGAGGGTGGGCACGCCGTAGAAGACCGTGGGCTGGTGCGCCTTGAGGGTCTCGAAGACCGCGGCCGGGGTCGGCCGGCCGGGCAGCAGGGCCGCGGTCGCGCCGACCGCCAGGGGGAAGCTCATGGCGTTGCCCAGGCCGTAGGCGAAGAAGAGCTTGGCGGCGGAGTAGACCAGGTCGTCCTCGGTCAGGCCGAGCAGGCCCTGGCCGTAGAGCTTGGCGGTGGCCATGGGGCTGGCATGGACGTGCCTGACCCCCTTGGGCTGGCCGGTCGAGCCGGAGGAGTAGAGCCAGAAGGCGACCTCGTCGGCGCAGGTCTCGGCCGGGGCCAGCTCGGCCGGCTGGGCCTCGAGGGCCGGCCGGAAGGCGGTGTGGGCGCCCGCCTCGCCGCCGAGGACGAAGACCTGGCGCAGGCTGGGCAGCTCGGCCAGCAGGGGGGCGACGGTCGGCAGCAGGGGGGCGGAGACGAAGAGCGCCTGGGCCCGGGTGTCGCGCAGGATGTAGGCGTACTGCTCGGTGGTGAGCAGGGTGTTGAGGGCGACCGGCACCACCCCGGCCTTGATCGCGCCCCAGAAGATCACCGGGAAGTCGACGGTGTCGAGCACCAGCAGGGCGACCCGGGCCTCGCGGCCGATGCCGGCGGCGGCCAGCAGGTTGCCCAGGCGGTTGCAGGCCGCGGCCAGCGCGCCGTAGGTGAGCGCACGTTCGGGATCGACGAAGGCGGCCTTGCCGGCCCGGCCCTCCGCCAGGTGGCGGTCGACGAAATCGACCGCCGCGTTGTAGTCGCGCGGGAACTCCACCTTGCGCCTCCCCTTTCTCTTGTTCTTGGTTGTCGGGCGATTCTTGCCTTTCGGCGGCGCGCGTCCAGCGGAAAGTCTGCAGGGGGCGGCTGCCGCCCAAGCCTTCCACTCCGTTCATGGGGGAGAGTACAAGTGCGAATGGCGACCGCGGAGCAGCAGCGGCTGGTGCTCGATCCCTAAGCGGCTACACTCCTGCGGCCTCAGCTGCTCGAGGCCGCTGTGTTGCGGCTGGTGCTCGATCCCTAAGCGGCTACACTCAAGCGAGCCTGCTCGACGGAGGACGAGAAGTTGCGGCTGGTGCTCGATCCCTAAGCGGCTACACTCAGCTCGATCCGGCTCCGGCGTTCGTCCCAGTTGCGGCTGGTGCTCGATCCCTAAGCGGCTACACTGGACTGGCGCAAATGGCGCTTGTGATCGTCGTTGCGGCTGGTGCTCGATCCCTAAGCGGCTACACTCTGACCGCGGCCTTCAACGACAGCGCCGCCGTTGCGGCTGGTGCTCGATCCCTAAGCGGCTACACTCTCCTCCAAGCAGGTAGGCGCCGGTATAGAGTTGCGGCTGGTGCTCGATCCCTAAGCGGCTACACTCGACCTGGCCGGCGAGTTCGAACACCAGCTGTTGCGGCTGGTGCTCGATCCCTAAGCGGCTACACTCGCCATTTCCAGCGTTTCGCATAGTTTTTCGTTGCGGCTGGTGCTCGATCCCTAAGCGGCTACACTCCGGGTCGACAACGGGTTCGGGTTCGCCCTGTTGCGGCTGGTGCTCGATCCCTAAGCGGCTACACTCCCGGCGCCGAACACCAACCTGCCGGATCCGTTGCGGCTGGTGCTCGATCCCTAAGCGGCTACACTTCGTAGACCTTGCCCAAGCCGCTTTCGGAGGTTGCGGCTGGTGCTCGATCCCTAAGCGGCTACACTAGCTGGTCACGCCGTTGCGCCGGAGCTCGCGTTGCGGCTGGTGCTCGATCCCTAAGCGGCTACACTGGCCGAGCGGGTGCGCCGCTCGATGTCCTGGTTGCGGCTGGTGCTCGATCCCTAAGCGGCTACACTCTTCTGCAGAGTTGCCTTCTGCCGTAATCTGTTGCGGCTGGTGCTCGATCCCTAAGCGGCTACACTCGCACTCACGATGAAGGGCGCGAGCTCGCTGTTGCGGCTGGTGCTCGATCCCTAAGCGG from Kiloniellales bacterium carries:
- the boxC gene encoding 2,3-epoxybenzoyl-CoA dihydrolase produces the protein MRIDFQTEPSNYRHWRLRVAGRVAELILDVDEAGGLFPGYDLKLNSYDLGVDIELADAVQRLRFEHPEVGAVVLRSGKDRVFCSGANIRMLAGASHDHKVNFCKFTNETRNAIEDAGASSGQPYLCAINGTAAGGGYELALAAEHIVLTDDGASAVSLPEVPLLAVLPGTGGLTRVTDKRKVRRDLADAFCATEEGVRGQRAVAWRLVDEAVPNSRFDAVVEERAAALAAKSDRPEGASGIALTPLDRAFSEDGVAYSSLAVEIDRDRRLATLTIKGPAAAAPDSAEAAAEEGAAFWPLRLARELDDAVLHLRFNAPELGVLVFRSAGDPELVAAYDALLEADHWLLRELRGLWKRVLKRIDMTSRSLVALVEPGSCFAGSLAEIVFACDRAYMLAGGFEGDNRPPATLRLGALNFGALPMGNGLTRLATRFLGEPESTERARARLGEALEAEACEDLGLVTFVYDDIDWEDEIRIFLEERASFSPDALTGMEANLRCPGPETMETKIFGRLTAWQNWIFQRPNAVGEDGALRRYGSGRKPAFDPKRV
- a CDS encoding alpha/beta hydrolase, coding for MIAPAGQLEIGAARLEYRRWSPEPGAARNGAPTLILLHEGLGCLALWRDFPERLAAATGLGVLAYSRAGYGGSTPCALPRPLTYMHDEAREVLPAVLDAVGLARGVLLGHSDGASIAAIYAGSRPDPRISGLVLIAPHFFTEPEGLAAIAAAKLAYETGDLRDRLAKYHRNVEAAFRGWNEAWLDPGFETWDLTEFLPGIEVPLLLIQGADDSYGSARQVETARDLAPGPSEIHLLPACRHSPHLERPEETLAAIRSFLETGQAGKPVL
- the boxB gene encoding benzoyl-CoA 2,3-epoxidase subunit BoxB, with protein sequence MIESLEVSYDTRIPNNVGLSEDRRVLKALERWHPGYIDWWMDMGPEGFQASEVYLRTAVSVEKEGWAKFGFVRMPEYRWGILLAPQVEGRSIGFGEHKGAPAWQEVPGEYRAMLRRLVVIQGDTEPASVEQQRWLGQTAPSLYDLRNLFQVNVEEGRHLWAMVYLLQKYFGRDGREEAEALLQRRSGDLDRPRMLGAFNEETPDWLSFFMFTFFTDRDGKMQLESLAQSGFDPLSRTCRFMLTEEAHHMFVGETGIRRTIQRTCEAMVAAGIEDPHDVERIRALGVIDLPTIQKKANLHFSLSLDLFGSEISTNAANAYNAGLKGRYREDRIEDDHRLVDATYPVLKLVDGAFRLVEAPALTALNMRLRDDYVRDCEGGITRWNTIIAKAGVDFRMALPHVAFNRRIGEFAGIEASPEGALLSAEAWAARRDAWLPSADDGEFLKSLMRAERAPGAYAGWIAAPKRGIDSKPGDFEYVKVVA
- a CDS encoding benzoate-CoA ligase family protein — translated: MEFPRDYNAAVDFVDRHLAEGRAGKAAFVDPERALTYGALAAACNRLGNLLAAAGIGREARVALLVLDTVDFPVIFWGAIKAGVVPVALNTLLTTEQYAYILRDTRAQALFVSAPLLPTVAPLLAELPSLRQVFVLGGEAGAHTAFRPALEAQPAELAPAETCADEVAFWLYSSGSTGQPKGVRHVHASPMATAKLYGQGLLGLTEDDLVYSAAKLFFAYGLGNAMSFPLAVGATAALLPGRPTPAAVFETLKAHQPTVFYGVPTLYAAILADPACTPEAGSERLRLCVSAGEALPAEVGKAWRARFGVDLLDGVGSTEMLHIFLSNAPGAVAYGTSGRAVPGYDLRLVEEDGSEVGPGEIGELLVRGPSAAEGYWNQRAKSRRTFEGEWTRTGDKFTRDAAGTYVYCGRTDDMFKVSGIWVSPFEVESALMAHPAVLEAAVVPAEDEDGLLKPKAFVVLKPETAADAELTPALQELVKEKAGPWKYPRWIDYVPDLPKTATGKVQRFKLRG
- a CDS encoding thioesterase family protein, which gives rise to MSPADDLPELPAGPFVYVRRVRWGECDPAKIAYTGNIPGMALEAVEDWVKACTGADWYVGHLDQGIGTPFVHLSCDFTAPITPRHDLVCHLTVERLGRASVATRVEALQDGRVCMEARYVFACVDAESMKPIPIPPAIRARMRRFAEAQGRDFEDAAGG